The following is a genomic window from Polaribacter atrinae.
AGCTTCAAATCCATGAAAATTGGCAAAATTTTGATGATTATTTGGCTTCCATGAAAACCAAGTTTAGGGTAAAAGCTAAAAAAGCATTTAAACAGAGTGCAGCAATAAAAATTAAAGATGTTACTTTAGAAAATATAGATGAGATGTTACCAAAAATGACAGAGCTCTATGAGAAAGTTGCTTCTAATGCCGGATTTAATTTAGGTGTTTTCAATTTAGAAACCTATAGAAATTTAAAAGAACTGTTTGGTGAAAAATATATTTTAAAATCTTATTCTTTAGAAGGCAAAATTGTTGGTTTTGTTTCTGGAATCATAAACCAAGAATCATTAGACGCACATTTTGTTGGCATTGACTATCAACTAAATAGAGAGTACGCTATTTACCAAAGAATGTTGTATGATTATATAGAAATGGCTATCAGTAAGAAATTAAAAACCATTAATTTTGGAAGAACTGCTAGCGAGATAAAAAGTTCTGTTGGTGCAGTTCCTCAAGATTTAACCATGTATCTTCGTCATCAAAAAACAATAAAAAACAAAATTTTAAAGTTATTTTTGCAAAGAGTTCAGCCAACTCCATTTCAACAAAAGTTTCCTTTTAAAAATTTAGAAATTAAGTATGATAAATAGTAAAGAATTAATTGCACTTTTAAACCTAGAAGATTTAGGTAATCATAATTTTAGCGGAAATAGCGTTACCATTGGAAGCCCTAATGTTTTTGGTGGTCAAGTTATTGCACAAGCAGTAAATGCAGCTTATAAAACAATACCAGAAAATCGTATTTTACACTCTTTACATGCTTATTTTTTAGAAGCTGGAGATTTAACAACGCGTATTAATTACCATGTACAAGAGGTGAGAAATGGTGGTAGTTTTTCTACAAGGAGAGTTACTGCTAGCCAGAAAGATAAAACTATTTTTATTCTAGCGGCCTCATTTCATAAACAAGAAGATGGTTTTGAGCATCAGGCAACGTTTGATGCAACTATAAAACAACCAGAAAAATTGTTGAGTTGGGACGATATGTTAGAAAAATTTGGTGATTTTTTACCAAAATCCATGAAATACTTTTTAAGTATAGAAAGACCAATAGAGTTTAAACCTGTAAGAATACCAAATCCATTACAACCAGAAAACTTACCACCCACAGAACAGGTTTGGTTTCGTTTAAAGGGTGAAAAACAAGAAATGGATTTTAGAACAAAACAAGAAATTCTTGCCTATATTTCTGATTATAATATATTAAATGCCGCTTTTAATCCGAATGCAAGTAATCACAATTTTGGAAATACACAAACGGCAAGTTTAGATCATTCTATGTGGTTTTTTAGAGATTTCGATTTTGATGATTGGATGTTGTATTGTGTAGAATCTCCAAATGCTTTTGGAGCTAAAGGTTTATCTAAAGGAAATATTTTTACAAGAGATGGTAAACTAATTGCTTCTGTTGCACAAGAAGGATTATTAAGACCTATTAAAAAGTAGGCAGTAGCAAAATTAAAAAATAGAATTATGAGCGAAACTTTATTATACATACTTACCACAAATGGTTTATTATTTTTAATCAGTATTATTTTTTGGAAATTCCCTCCAAAAAAAGTGAATGGTATATATGGTTACAAAACACCTAAAGCAATGCTAAATAAAGAAATATGGGATTTTTCGAATGCTATTTTTAATAAAAGTCTTTTAATCTACTCTGGTATTTCTTTTTTAGGAGCTTTAGTTATTGCAAATTTTGCTACTATAGAATTAACCTGGCAACCAATGGTTTTAGTGCTACTATCTATTTTAGTTAGTGTTATAAAAACGGAAAGAGCATTAAACGATAATTTTACTGAAGAAGGTAAAAAGAAGAAAAATTAGAGTTTTTTCAAACTAAAAAAAGTAATTGAAAACATCTTGTTTCTTGTATCTTTTAGCGAAGCCTTCTTAAGTTTTTTTAGTGAACACTATAATGCATCAGCTAAAAACAGTTTCTAAAATTTGTAATGATTTTGGCTTTTTAAAACCATCTAAGTGCAGTTCGAAATATTGTATAATAACTTTTAAGACAATCTGTCTCTCTTGTTTACTAAAAGATACATTTTCTATTTCATCAAAAGTAATCCCTAACAATTTTTTAAATTGGTAATAATAATTGCCTGAAATAATGTTTTTTTGAGATATTAAATCAGAAAAAATTCCTTCACTTAAATCAAATCCATATTTATCATCATCAGATAAATCTGGATAAAAACCTAAAAAACGGGTTAAATTGAGTAAAAATAATAAGTGAAAATTGGCGATTTTATCATGTAAGTCTAACCAAATAAGTCCCGATTCTAAATACTCGAAAAGATCCTCATTCTTTTCTTCTTCTTTTATTGCGTAAGACAAAACTTCTGATAAAAACAAAACTACAGATTGCTTAACAATATCTCTATAAATAGTTTGATAAGGATTAGAGATTTGAACCTCTTTAATAGAGTTTAAAGTACCTTTATTGTTATGACTCGCTACAATTGTTAGTTGTGTTAATGGTTGAAAATAAGCTGCCTTTATACCTCCTTTTTTTGCTTTTAAAATACCTCTAATTAAGTAAGACTTTACACCTTCTTCTTCGGTAAAACATTTTACAATTAAACTAGAGTCTCCAAATTTTAGAGAACTTAAAACAATTGCTTTAGTAGTTACAACCGCCATTTTAATTTACAATTGCAATTTTTGTAATGGCAGTTTCTGTTGCATCATCATTAGATAATAATACAATATAAATACCAGAAGCTACATTGTTACCTGCAAGATTTTTTTTATTCCATACTACTTTACCTCCTTGCAACTCCTGCCCTTCTACCACATTCGTTTCATGCACCAAGTTACCAGCAACATCAATTATTTTTACATTGGTCCCTTTTGGTAAATGTGTGCCGTTTCTACCATCAATAGTAATCGTTTCATGATTCTTTAATGCAGGATTTGGATAAGCATAAATCTCTGGAATCACATCGCCAAAAGGCGCCACTTTACTATTATAAACTACAATCCCTTTATTGGTAGCAAAATAAACTTTACCAGTACTATCATCTACCGCTATTTTAACAATTTTATTAGATGGTAATGGCGAGTTTTGCATACTAAAATTTGCCAATGTTGTTTGTCCGTTTGGATTGGTATAAATTACACCTCCATTATCTGTACCAAACCACTTATTATCTGCGCCATCTACCACAATGCTATTAACCCTTTGATCTCCTAAAAGTCTTTCTCCAAAACCATCTTCATTTCCGTTAATAACTACTGCGTTTGCATTTGGAGTTGCATCATCAAAAACACCTGATGCATTATTATACATAACCAAGCCAGATCTAGTACCAATCCAAACTCTATTGCTACCATCTACAACTACAGATTGTACATTTACATCCGGAAGATTCCCTAAATTAGGCGTTGCAATTAATGCCTTTTTTCTAGCTCCGCTCTCATTAAATACATATACACCGTTTCCTCTAGATCCATACCAAAGACTGTTATTTCTATCAATAGCAATTTCACTTATACCTGCTCTACCACTATTAGTTTCTACAGATCTCATATCAAAACTAGACCAACTACCACTTGTAGAAAGTTTTTTTAACTCATTATCTACCAAAACATTTGTAACCCATAAGTTTCCTTCAGGGTCGAAAATAGTACCACTAACCCTTACCGTTACCCTGTTTGGGTCGGCTGCTTCAATATCTGCTAACGGACTATTTAAATGATTATAAAAGGTTTTAAGTTCATCGTTCTCTATCACTAATAAACCTCCTGTAGCATTTTTATTAGTATCTGATGTTGCATTTGTATCTCCAAAAGAACTAACGTAAACTCTATTTTCTACATTTGGATCGATTGTAATGTGGTTTAAATCTGAAAAAGGAGCATCTGAATTTAAATATATGTTTTTCCATTTTTCTCCGTCAGCCTCTCCGTCATTATAGTGGCTTATATAACCAATTCTATTTCCTATAGGTGTATAAATATCGTCATATCCACCATAAACAACCCAAACATTATTATTACTGGCTGCAATAGAAAAAACATCATTTTCTAAAGGACCTTCTGGGTGAATTTCTAAATAATTAATGCTGGTACTATTACTTTGCAAAATACCAAACTCTTTGGTTGCTAAAAAAATGTTATTATCTTCAAAAAAAGAATTGTTTAAAGTAAAATCGAATTCTGTATTTAAATCAAATTGAAAAGCGGTATTTAAAGAAGTATTTAAAATTACAGAAGTAGTATTAAAAGTTACTGATAAAAAATTAGCATCACTTTTAATAGCAATTATTGTTTGAAAAAAATCTCTTCTTTGATTTAAAGTACCGCCATTTATTTCATACAATTTAGATCCAGATATGGCAAATACTCTATTATTAAATGCTACTAATTTCTTAAAATTATTACCGTTAAATTGCTGTTGCCAATTATTAAAATCTATTAAAGATGTATTGTTTATATCTGCCGTATAAACTCCATTTTCTGTTGCTGCATAAATAACATCATTTAAAACAATTGTTGCATTAATTCTTATAGCACTAGACTCTGATCCAATAAAATAGGTGTCTCCAAACTCTAATCTATCAATATCATAAACTACAATAGCAAATGGGGTAGACAAATACAATTTGTCGTCATACTCTGTAATATCATTTATACTTTTCTCTCCAGATTGATTAAAACTTACAATATCCGATGAAATCGTTATTAGACCATCTTTATCAACAACCTCTACCAATCCGCTTTCATAACCAATTACAAGTCTTTTAAAAGTACTATTGTAATGAATTGAACTTGTAGTTTCTCCAGATAAACCATGTACAGAAGACAATTTATCTGTCTCTTTAGTAACTACATCATACGTAAAAACAGCATTGTCTACCAATGCATAAACAACATCATCTACCTTAACAAAGTCTTTTACATTATTGTAAGAATAAAAGTCTTCCCAAGAAGCACTATAATCTGTCTGCGCAGAAAACGATAATGAGAAAAATAAGGTAAAAAGTATAAAGAGTTTTTTCATCATTTAGATTTGATATCCCAAAGATATTTCTTTTTTATCATTAAACGTAAACATGCTAGTATTAGTACACTTTTTAACCATATTTCTATTGATGTTTGTTCTTTTTTATAAAACATTCATCTAAAAAGAATACGTATAGAGGATGACAGTTTATTATAAAAAAGTACTTTTGTAATGATTTTTAAAAGAAAATCAGTCTGATTTTGTGTTTGGTGTTTATCAAAATAAAAAAAGAACCTTACCTACTAGTACATTTAAATTATCGCAAAAAAACATTTTATGAGCGTAGAAATAGAAAGAAAGTTTTTAGTACAAAACGACGATTTTAAGAGTGAAAGTTTTGCTCAAAAAAGCATTAAACAAGGGTATTTAAATTCTGATAAAAATAGAACTGTAAGAGTTAGAATTGCTGATGAAAAAGCTTTTATGACTATTAAGGGGAGGTCTAACGCAACAGGAACAACTCGTTTTGAGTGGGAAAAAGAAATTGACAAATTAGAAGCAGAAAACTTACTTTTACTATGTGAACCTAGTATTATTGATAAAACAAGATATTTAGTTAAAGTAGGGAATCATACTTTTGAAGTGGATGAGTTTTATGGTGACAACAAAGGTTTAACAGTTGCAGAAGTAGAATTATCTTCAGAAAACGAACTTTTTACCAAACCAGATTGGTTAAGCGAAGAAGTTACAGGTCAGGTAAAATACTATAATTCTAGCATTAGTAAACATCCTTTTAAAAATTGGGATTAAAGATTACAAATAATAGATGGCTATAAAATGACTGATGCTACCTAATAAAACAAATACATGAAAAATTGCGTGGTTGTAAGGTATTTTTTTAATGGAATATAAAACCGCACCAATGGTATAAAAAACACCTCCGCCAATTAATAAGTTCAAATTAAAACTTGGTAAGGCAACCATTAATGGTTTTATAAAAAAGACCACTTGCCATCCCATTAAAAGATACATTGCTGTAGAAATTTTATCGAACCTTCCTGTAAAAAATAACTTTAAAATAATTCCTGTTAAGGCAAAAATCCAAACTGCTATAAACATATACCAACCTAGGTCAGAGTCTAAAGCTACCAGGCAAAAAGGGGTATAACTCCCAGCAATTAAAGCATAAATAGCTGCATGATCAAAAATATTTAATCGT
Proteins encoded in this region:
- a CDS encoding peptidogalycan biosysnthesis protein, translating into MICCANTNTAKFFSSIDEIPTQIWETLNCTKNSYFHPDFLKYIEKNHPEITFSYIVLVDKKNIPTAFACLTIINFELNSIKNDFEILKTIGKKLHVFPDKKPLKLLICGNTFVSGEHGIFIRENQDKKAIIKELAESMKHFVNSDKKLKKQIDAFLIKDFTKESLTTTSTLKNFNYHPFSVEPNMKLQIHENWQNFDDYLASMKTKFRVKAKKAFKQSAAIKIKDVTLENIDEMLPKMTELYEKVASNAGFNLGVFNLETYRNLKELFGEKYILKSYSLEGKIVGFVSGIINQESLDAHFVGIDYQLNREYAIYQRMLYDYIEMAISKKLKTINFGRTASEIKSSVGAVPQDLTMYLRHQKTIKNKILKLFLQRVQPTPFQQKFPFKNLEIKYDK
- a CDS encoding acyl-CoA thioesterase, with protein sequence MINSKELIALLNLEDLGNHNFSGNSVTIGSPNVFGGQVIAQAVNAAYKTIPENRILHSLHAYFLEAGDLTTRINYHVQEVRNGGSFSTRRVTASQKDKTIFILAASFHKQEDGFEHQATFDATIKQPEKLLSWDDMLEKFGDFLPKSMKYFLSIERPIEFKPVRIPNPLQPENLPPTEQVWFRLKGEKQEMDFRTKQEILAYISDYNILNAAFNPNASNHNFGNTQTASLDHSMWFFRDFDFDDWMLYCVESPNAFGAKGLSKGNIFTRDGKLIASVAQEGLLRPIKK
- a CDS encoding SdpI family protein — its product is MSETLLYILTTNGLLFLISIIFWKFPPKKVNGIYGYKTPKAMLNKEIWDFSNAIFNKSLLIYSGISFLGALVIANFATIELTWQPMVLVLLSILVSVIKTERALNDNFTEEGKKKKN
- the recO gene encoding DNA repair protein RecO, with the translated sequence MAVVTTKAIVLSSLKFGDSSLIVKCFTEEEGVKSYLIRGILKAKKGGIKAAYFQPLTQLTIVASHNNKGTLNSIKEVQISNPYQTIYRDIVKQSVVLFLSEVLSYAIKEEEKNEDLFEYLESGLIWLDLHDKIANFHLLFLLNLTRFLGFYPDLSDDDKYGFDLSEGIFSDLISQKNIISGNYYYQFKKLLGITFDEIENVSFSKQERQIVLKVIIQYFELHLDGFKKPKSLQILETVFS
- a CDS encoding CYTH domain-containing protein, with the protein product MSVEIERKFLVQNDDFKSESFAQKSIKQGYLNSDKNRTVRVRIADEKAFMTIKGRSNATGTTRFEWEKEIDKLEAENLLLLCEPSIIDKTRYLVKVGNHTFEVDEFYGDNKGLTVAEVELSSENELFTKPDWLSEEVTGQVKYYNSSISKHPFKNWD
- the trhA gene encoding PAQR family membrane homeostasis protein TrhA, with translation MKEQLNHGYSETEERLNVWSHGLGLLASSIVFPFLIVKATNYSNFWDIASFVIYGVSLLVLYAASTFYHAAKNPKKRRRLNIFDHAAIYALIAGSYTPFCLVALDSDLGWYMFIAVWIFALTGIILKLFFTGRFDKISTAMYLLMGWQVVFFIKPLMVALPSFNLNLLIGGGVFYTIGAVLYSIKKIPYNHAIFHVFVLLGSISHFIAIYYL